One Natronoarchaeum mannanilyticum genomic window carries:
- a CDS encoding Single-stranded DNA binding protein: MTVDERAEELASDLGVDKEEVKEDLENLVEYSVPIDEAVQSLRRKYGDGGDGSGGTLSKDSIDEITTADGNVTVTARVLNVGKRSIRYQGSDQVIFEGVLADESGTIDYTAWQDFGLSPGDTITAGNAGVREWDGSPELNLGESTSVAFEEETLAVPYEIGGDADLVEIETGDRGVDVEVRVSEVERRTIDGRDGETEILSGVLADETAKLPFTDWDPHPEIEEDASVRIENTYVREYRGVPSINVSEFSTVEALADEVQVSESGTRLPIREAVEAGGVYDVETVGHVISIRDGSGLIQRCPDCGRVIQKGQCRTHGEVDGEDDLRVKAILDDGTGTVTVVLDDELTEQVYGGDLEDAREQAREAMDQTVVADAIRERVVGREYRVRGHLSVDEYGANLDASSFAEVEDDPADRAADLLSEVDA, encoded by the coding sequence ATGACGGTAGACGAACGTGCCGAGGAGCTCGCCTCCGACCTCGGTGTTGACAAAGAGGAGGTCAAAGAGGACCTGGAGAATCTGGTCGAGTACAGCGTGCCGATCGACGAGGCCGTCCAGAGCCTCCGTCGAAAGTACGGCGACGGCGGCGACGGCTCCGGCGGCACGCTCTCCAAGGACAGCATCGACGAGATCACCACGGCCGACGGCAACGTCACGGTCACCGCGCGCGTCCTGAACGTCGGGAAGCGCTCGATCCGCTATCAGGGGTCGGACCAGGTGATCTTCGAGGGCGTGCTGGCCGACGAGTCGGGGACGATCGACTACACCGCCTGGCAGGACTTCGGCCTCTCGCCGGGCGACACGATCACCGCCGGCAACGCCGGCGTCCGCGAGTGGGACGGCAGCCCCGAGCTCAACCTCGGCGAGTCGACCAGCGTCGCCTTCGAGGAGGAGACGCTGGCGGTGCCCTACGAGATCGGCGGCGACGCCGACCTCGTCGAGATCGAGACGGGCGACCGCGGCGTGGACGTCGAGGTCCGCGTCTCGGAGGTCGAGCGCCGGACGATCGACGGCCGCGACGGCGAGACGGAGATCCTCAGCGGCGTGCTCGCCGACGAGACCGCCAAGCTGCCGTTCACCGACTGGGATCCCCACCCCGAGATCGAGGAGGATGCGTCGGTCCGGATCGAGAACACGTACGTCCGAGAGTACCGCGGCGTCCCCTCGATCAACGTCTCGGAGTTCTCGACGGTCGAGGCGCTCGCCGACGAGGTGCAGGTCAGCGAGAGCGGCACCAGACTGCCGATCCGCGAGGCCGTCGAGGCCGGCGGCGTCTACGACGTCGAGACGGTGGGCCACGTCATCTCGATCCGCGACGGATCGGGGCTGATCCAGCGCTGTCCCGACTGCGGTCGCGTGATCCAGAAGGGCCAGTGTCGGACCCACGGCGAGGTCGACGGCGAGGACGACCTGCGCGTCAAGGCGATCCTCGACGACGGCACCGGCACAGTGACGGTCGTGCTCGACGACGAGCTGACCGAACAGGTGTACGGCGGCGACCTGGAGGACGCCCGCGAGCAGGCTCGCGAGGCGATGGACCAGACCGTGGTCGCGGACGCGATCCGCGAGCGCGTGGTCGGCCGGGAGTACCGCGTCCGCGGGCATCTCTCGGTCGACGAGTACGGCGCGAACTTAGACGCGAGCAGCTTCGCGGAGGTCGAGGACGACCCCGCGGACCGCGCCGCTGATCTACTCAGCGAGGTGGACGCATGA
- a CDS encoding metallophosphoesterase yields the protein MALVEPIPDEPAATADLGDERGLVIADVHAGVEAAFRSERGINLESRAEERRERALDLVDRTGADRLVVLGDFMHSIGGPGGAERGEIEVLVESLPEHVSVTLVKGNHDGDIESWIEGVDVAAGAGVRIGDVGFAHGHTWPAPEVLGAEVVCVGHEHPCVRLEDEVGGSRVERVWLRGPLDRSPFEDRLDGVEWADPELIAFPAYNELVGGTWVNVAGDDFLAPFLPQGLADGQAYLLDGTRLGAYGEI from the coding sequence ATGGCCCTCGTCGAGCCGATCCCGGACGAACCGGCCGCGACCGCAGATCTCGGCGACGAGCGCGGACTCGTGATCGCGGACGTCCACGCGGGCGTCGAGGCGGCGTTTCGATCCGAGCGCGGCATCAACCTGGAGAGCCGCGCCGAGGAGCGCCGCGAACGCGCGCTCGACCTCGTCGATCGGACGGGCGCCGATCGGCTCGTGGTGCTGGGCGATTTCATGCACTCGATCGGCGGTCCCGGCGGCGCCGAGCGCGGCGAGATCGAGGTGCTCGTCGAGTCGCTGCCCGAGCACGTGTCGGTCACGCTCGTCAAGGGGAACCACGACGGCGACATCGAGTCGTGGATCGAGGGCGTCGACGTCGCGGCTGGCGCGGGCGTGCGCATCGGCGACGTCGGCTTCGCCCACGGCCACACCTGGCCGGCGCCGGAGGTGCTCGGCGCGGAGGTGGTCTGCGTCGGCCACGAGCACCCCTGTGTCCGCCTCGAAGACGAGGTCGGCGGCAGTCGCGTCGAGCGCGTCTGGCTGCGCGGGCCGCTCGACCGAAGCCCGTTCGAGGATCGGCTCGACGGGGTCGAGTGGGCCGATCCGGAGCTGATCGCGTTTCCCGCGTACAACGAACTCGTAGGGGGAACCTGGGTCAACGTCGCGGGCGATGACTTCCTCGCGCCGTTTCTCCCGCAAGGGCTGGCCGACGGGCAGGCGTATCTGTTGGACGGGACGCGGCTCGGGGCGTACGGCGAAATTTGA
- a CDS encoding rubrerythrin-like domain-containing protein, translating to MVFTDPHSPSEKRYECTECRNRTTDESVGECPECGGTVRNVAVGRW from the coding sequence ATGGTGTTCACAGACCCACACAGCCCGTCGGAGAAGCGCTACGAGTGCACCGAGTGTCGCAACAGGACGACCGACGAGTCGGTCGGCGAGTGTCCCGAGTGCGGCGGCACAGTTCGAAACGTGGCCGTCGGTCGGTGGTAA
- a CDS encoding CAP domain-containing protein, with amino-acid sequence MTSDSTAVRLLAAPFRIAYRLVAALLSVVFGLLKLLLVAALFVAAAAFVLQAAGVGVDPGAVGLPSPLDDGAEVAPGDPNESAYTDGSVEIDSETVERLVHEEVNERRTERGLEPLEWNPTVASVSRAHSKDMADREYFSHTNPDGQGPFDRYREVASGCRAYGENIALSWVGRPVETDSGAVETYESDEELAVALVGQWMNSTGHRENMLRERWESGGVGVYITEEGKVLATHNFCKGWGL; translated from the coding sequence ATGACCTCCGACTCCACGGCCGTCCGACTGCTCGCCGCGCCGTTCCGAATCGCGTACCGACTGGTAGCCGCGCTGCTGTCGGTCGTCTTCGGATTGCTGAAACTGCTGCTCGTGGCGGCGCTGTTCGTCGCCGCGGCCGCGTTCGTGCTGCAGGCCGCCGGCGTCGGCGTCGATCCCGGCGCCGTCGGTCTTCCGAGCCCGCTGGACGACGGCGCCGAGGTGGCGCCGGGCGATCCGAACGAGTCGGCGTACACCGACGGGAGCGTCGAGATCGACAGCGAGACCGTCGAGCGACTGGTCCACGAGGAGGTCAACGAGCGCCGAACCGAGCGCGGACTCGAACCGCTGGAGTGGAACCCGACGGTGGCGTCGGTGTCGCGCGCTCACAGCAAGGACATGGCCGATCGAGAGTACTTTTCGCACACCAATCCCGACGGCCAGGGACCGTTCGACAGGTATCGGGAGGTCGCCTCGGGCTGTCGGGCGTACGGCGAGAACATCGCGCTCTCGTGGGTCGGGCGACCGGTCGAGACCGACAGCGGCGCCGTCGAGACCTACGAGAGCGACGAGGAACTGGCCGTGGCGCTGGTCGGCCAGTGGATGAACTCCACGGGCCACCGCGAGAACATGCTCCGCGAGCGCTGGGAGAGCGGCGGCGTCGGCGTCTACATCACCGAGGAGGGCAAGGTGCTGGCCACCCACAACTTCTGCAAAGGGTGGGGGCTGTAA
- a CDS encoding DEAD/DEAH box helicase yields the protein MTEGDVAPDPAAFARLGSEVRAALSERGFETPTEPQRRAIPPLAAGENALVIAPTGTGKTETAMLPVFDAIAERRNGAAREADATSTNGTDAEADPYEGFAALYITPLRALNRDMRGRLEWWGEQLDVAVDVRHGDTTDYQRQKQANDPPDVLVTTPETLQAMFTGSKLREALSTIDHVVIDEVHELAASKRGAQLSIALERLREVAGPFQRIGLSATVGDPQEVADFLTGGRPCAIREVDVGSRIDLSVREPEITDADETLSGQLMTSAEIASHVRAIAEIVDENESTLIFVNTRQTAEALGSQFKAIGPDGSADAPGADVSVGVHHGSLSKEARIDVEDRFKAGEIDALLCTSSMELGIDVGHVDHVVQYSSPRQVTRILQRVGRAGHRSDQISRGTILTTRPDDTFEALAIARRAKAGEVERLPIHEGSLDAVANQIVALAMGHEEIGAREAYEIVTAAYPFRNLPEETFREVVRELADNRVIWLEEEYDRIEKTGGTWQYVYANLSMIPDEETYEVNDVASGRQIGTLDERFVVNFAQPGEVFIQRGEMWRITNIDDEDGEVKVTPIEDPAGEVPSWIGQEIPVPRAVAGEVGEMRRVAGPQFSRGPAESGVADAESVAREFTGRYPTDAFTASEALEQVRRHVETGSPLPTDDRILIERQGRTVVVNACLGHTVNETLGRLLSSMLGQRSGSSVGLDVDPYRIELEVPTSISTPEIVEVLEETDPDHVKAIIELSLKNSDALKFRLAQVAEQFGRIKRWQGDAGVSQNRLLAALEDTPVYEEAVREVFHEDLAVDAAGEVLEAIQSGELDVETVGGHTPIGAGGRSSGQELLSPENADASVIETVRERIQNDRVILLCLHCTDWKTTKPVRRVRDQPKCPECGSTRIAALNPWADEVVKAVRSQDKDEEQEEMTERAFRSGSLVQSHGKQAVVALAARGVGPHNAARIINKLREDEDAFYRDILEQERQYARTQSFWD from the coding sequence ATGACAGAGGGGGATGTCGCGCCCGATCCGGCGGCGTTCGCCCGGCTGGGTTCGGAGGTTCGCGCGGCGCTGTCGGAGCGGGGGTTCGAGACGCCCACCGAGCCCCAGCGCCGGGCGATCCCGCCGCTCGCGGCCGGCGAGAACGCGCTGGTGATCGCGCCCACGGGGACCGGCAAGACCGAGACCGCGATGTTGCCGGTGTTCGACGCCATCGCCGAGCGGCGGAACGGGGCCGCTCGCGAAGCCGACGCGACGTCGACGAACGGGACTGACGCCGAAGCCGATCCCTACGAGGGGTTTGCCGCCCTCTATATCACGCCGCTGCGCGCGCTGAACCGCGACATGCGCGGGCGACTGGAGTGGTGGGGCGAGCAGTTAGACGTCGCGGTCGACGTCCGGCACGGCGACACGACCGACTACCAGCGCCAGAAGCAGGCGAACGATCCGCCGGACGTGCTCGTCACGACGCCGGAGACGCTGCAGGCGATGTTTACCGGATCGAAACTCCGCGAGGCGCTGTCGACGATCGACCACGTCGTGATCGATGAGGTACACGAGCTCGCGGCGTCGAAGCGCGGCGCCCAGCTCTCGATCGCCCTCGAACGGCTGCGCGAGGTGGCGGGGCCGTTCCAGCGGATCGGCCTCTCGGCGACCGTCGGCGATCCCCAGGAAGTTGCCGACTTCCTCACCGGCGGCCGCCCCTGCGCGATCCGCGAGGTCGACGTGGGGAGCCGGATCGACCTCTCGGTGCGAGAGCCCGAGATCACCGACGCCGACGAGACGCTCTCGGGGCAGCTGATGACCTCGGCCGAGATCGCCAGCCACGTCCGGGCGATCGCCGAGATCGTCGACGAGAACGAGTCGACCCTGATCTTTGTCAACACGCGCCAGACCGCCGAGGCGCTGGGCTCGCAATTCAAAGCGATCGGCCCCGACGGCTCGGCGGACGCGCCCGGCGCCGACGTCTCGGTCGGCGTCCACCACGGGTCGCTCTCGAAGGAGGCCCGGATCGACGTCGAGGACCGGTTCAAGGCCGGCGAGATCGACGCCTTGCTGTGTACCTCCTCGATGGAGCTGGGAATCGACGTCGGCCACGTCGACCACGTCGTCCAATACTCCAGCCCCCGGCAGGTCACCCGGATCCTCCAGCGCGTCGGGCGCGCGGGCCACCGCAGCGACCAGATCTCGCGCGGGACGATCCTCACGACCCGACCGGACGACACGTTCGAGGCGCTGGCGATCGCCCGGCGCGCGAAGGCCGGCGAGGTCGAGCGCCTGCCGATCCACGAGGGGAGCTTAGACGCCGTCGCGAACCAGATCGTCGCGCTGGCGATGGGTCACGAGGAGATCGGCGCCCGCGAGGCCTACGAAATCGTGACGGCGGCCTATCCGTTCCGCAATCTTCCCGAGGAGACGTTCCGCGAGGTCGTGCGCGAACTGGCGGACAATCGAGTGATCTGGTTGGAGGAGGAGTACGACCGGATCGAGAAGACCGGCGGCACCTGGCAGTACGTGTACGCCAACCTCTCGATGATTCCCGACGAGGAGACCTACGAGGTCAACGACGTCGCCAGCGGCCGCCAGATCGGCACGCTCGACGAGCGGTTCGTCGTCAACTTCGCCCAGCCCGGCGAGGTGTTTATCCAGCGCGGCGAGATGTGGCGGATCACGAACATCGACGACGAGGACGGGGAGGTGAAGGTCACGCCGATCGAGGACCCCGCCGGCGAGGTGCCGTCCTGGATCGGCCAGGAGATCCCCGTCCCGCGAGCGGTCGCCGGCGAGGTCGGCGAGATGCGCCGGGTCGCCGGACCGCAGTTCTCTCGGGGGCCGGCCGAGAGCGGCGTCGCGGACGCCGAGAGCGTCGCCCGCGAGTTCACCGGCCGCTACCCGACCGACGCGTTCACCGCGAGCGAGGCCTTAGAGCAGGTTCGGCGCCACGTCGAGACGGGCTCGCCGCTGCCGACCGACGACCGAATCCTGATCGAGCGCCAGGGCCGGACCGTGGTCGTCAACGCCTGTCTGGGCCACACGGTCAACGAGACGCTCGGCCGCCTGCTGTCCTCGATGCTCGGTCAGCGATCGGGCTCGTCGGTCGGACTCGACGTCGACCCCTATCGGATCGAGCTGGAGGTCCCCACGAGCATCTCGACGCCGGAGATCGTCGAGGTACTGGAGGAGACCGATCCCGACCACGTCAAGGCGATCATCGAGTTGAGTCTCAAGAACTCGGACGCGCTGAAGTTCCGGCTCGCGCAGGTCGCCGAGCAGTTCGGTCGGATCAAGCGCTGGCAGGGCGACGCCGGCGTCTCGCAGAACCGGCTGCTCGCCGCGCTGGAGGACACGCCGGTCTACGAGGAGGCCGTCCGCGAGGTGTTCCACGAGGACCTGGCGGTCGACGCCGCCGGCGAGGTGCTCGAAGCGATCCAGTCGGGCGAGCTCGACGTCGAGACCGTCGGCGGCCACACGCCCATCGGCGCCGGCGGGCGCTCGTCGGGGCAGGAACTGCTCTCGCCCGAGAACGCCGACGCGAGCGTCATCGAGACGGTTCGCGAGCGCATTCAGAACGACCGGGTCATCCTGCTGTGTCTCCACTGCACCGACTGGAAGACGACGAAGCCAGTGCGCAGGGTACGCGACCAGCCGAAGTGTCCCGAGTGCGGCTCGACCCGGATCGCCGCGTTGAATCCCTGGGCCGACGAGGTCGTGAAAGCGGTGCGATCGCAGGACAAAGACGAGGAACAGGAGGAGATGACCGAGCGGGCGTTTCGATCCGGTAGCCTCGTCCAGAGCCACGGAAAACAGGCCGTCGTCGCGCTGGCGGCCCGCGGCGTCGGGCCGCACAACGCCGCCCGGATCATCAACAAGCTCCGCGAGGACGAGGACGCGTTCTACCGGGATATTCTGGAACAGGAACGCCAGTACGCGCGGACTCAGTCGTTCTGGGATTGA
- a CDS encoding sulfatase has protein sequence MRDSPNIAVVVMDTARDSDVISSTAPTIAELGEAGTRYTEAFSAAPWTLPSHGSLFTGSYPSKHGAYSGHEHLDDALPTLPELLGDAGYETFGVTNNTWITDEFGFGRGFDTLRKAWQLLPGDGNMLWEMVQVQDEENSEGLLERALSGNPIRNAVNAAYARFAYARRDSGAGRTVDLIDDWLGSRSGDRPFFLFANCIEPHLEYEPPREYAEEFLPDDVSYADATALEQDPWEYLVGNVNHSSEEFDVLRALYRAEIASLDDRIAELRDALVAAGEWEDTILVVVGDHGENIGDHGMMDHQYCLYDTLLHVPLVIQGPGFEDGGEVDDLTSLVDLAPTLLDAAGVDAPDAREEFQGRSVHPDADAESREELYAEYMNPQPTMAALERQVGELPEYVYRFDRSLRAVRTEEYKFIRGSDGTRELYHVAEDSAERSSLENERPELAAELEERLDEWIDSFEHAETSEEVDISGARKQQLEELGYLQ, from the coding sequence ATGCGAGACTCACCGAATATCGCGGTCGTCGTGATGGATACTGCACGGGACAGCGACGTGATATCTTCTACGGCTCCGACGATCGCCGAACTCGGCGAGGCCGGCACCCGCTACACCGAGGCGTTCTCGGCGGCGCCGTGGACCTTGCCGTCCCACGGCTCTCTGTTCACGGGCTCGTACCCCTCTAAGCACGGGGCGTACTCGGGCCACGAGCACCTCGACGACGCGCTGCCGACGCTGCCCGAACTGCTCGGGGACGCCGGCTACGAGACGTTCGGCGTCACCAACAACACCTGGATCACCGACGAGTTCGGTTTCGGGCGCGGCTTCGACACGCTGCGGAAGGCCTGGCAGTTGCTCCCCGGCGACGGCAACATGCTCTGGGAGATGGTCCAGGTACAGGACGAGGAAAACAGCGAGGGCTTACTGGAGCGAGCGCTGTCGGGTAACCCGATACGCAACGCCGTCAACGCCGCCTACGCCCGCTTCGCGTACGCCAGACGCGACAGCGGCGCCGGGCGGACGGTCGACCTGATCGACGACTGGCTCGGTAGTCGCAGCGGCGACCGTCCCTTCTTCCTGTTCGCGAACTGCATCGAACCGCACCTGGAGTACGAACCGCCCCGCGAATACGCCGAGGAGTTCCTGCCGGACGACGTCAGCTACGCCGACGCGACGGCGCTCGAACAGGACCCCTGGGAGTACCTCGTCGGGAACGTCAACCACTCCAGCGAGGAGTTCGACGTGCTCCGAGCGCTGTACCGGGCCGAGATCGCCTCGCTCGACGATCGGATCGCCGAACTCCGGGACGCGCTCGTCGCCGCCGGCGAGTGGGAGGACACGATCCTCGTCGTCGTCGGCGACCACGGCGAGAACATCGGCGACCACGGGATGATGGACCACCAGTACTGCCTCTACGACACGCTGCTGCACGTCCCGCTCGTGATCCAGGGTCCCGGCTTCGAGGACGGCGGCGAGGTCGACGATCTGACGAGTCTCGTCGATCTCGCGCCGACGCTGCTGGACGCCGCCGGCGTCGACGCGCCCGACGCCCGCGAGGAGTTCCAGGGTCGATCGGTCCATCCGGACGCCGACGCCGAATCGCGCGAGGAGCTCTACGCCGAGTACATGAACCCCCAGCCCACGATGGCCGCGCTGGAGCGCCAGGTCGGCGAGCTGCCCGAGTACGTCTACCGCTTCGACCGGTCGCTGCGAGCCGTGCGCACGGAAGAGTACAAGTTCATCCGCGGCTCGGACGGCACCAGGGAGCTGTATCACGTCGCGGAGGACTCGGCCGAGCGGTCGAGTCTCGAAAACGAGCGCCCCGAACTGGCTGCGGAACTGGAAGAGCGCCTCGACGAGTGGATCGACTCGTTCGAGCACGCCGAGACGAGCGAGGAAGTGGACATCAGCGGCGCGCGAAAGCAGCAACTCGAGGAACTAGGATACCTGCAGTAG
- a CDS encoding sulfatase-like hydrolase/transferase has translation MTNVLLVSIDSLRRDFLGAYADEPHCVDYGVETPNLDRFAERAATFDTHYAGSLPCMPARREWHAGVQEFLWRSWGPIEPYDDHLARVARDDGVLTQLITDHFHYFQHGAHGYYEDYTGFEFIRGHEYDAWQTAPKTPDDRLLDQTVDRETDPPDGVGYVNRSVYARNAERRGVEDDERNAFAPRVFSRTAEWLRDNVEWDRWLCYVDSFDVHEPFHCPEPYASLYTDEDPRDPELDVWPYYGPVDEGQSELSERQLEFVRSQFAGKVTMADEWFGRVLDALDDEGLWDDTAVIVTSDHGFLLGEHGWVGKNEPPVYDVLARTPLLVWHPDGAHNGERIASLTSAVDLYATVLDLLGIDGDAADRVHSRSLQPLLSGDADAGDLHAHRDRALYGYWGSAVNVTDGEYTYLHPCDPTVESRCHSTTMMNARGFPLPTTPKRDAEAGEFVPHADGPVWRFAADSYAQLDAPMLFDVREDPTQETNLVDERADERERLREELVAGLENLDAPEHQYDRLDLDPPA, from the coding sequence GTGACGAACGTCCTCCTCGTCTCGATCGACAGCTTACGCCGGGATTTCCTCGGCGCCTACGCCGACGAACCGCACTGCGTCGACTACGGCGTCGAGACGCCGAACCTCGACCGGTTCGCCGAGCGCGCCGCGACGTTCGACACGCACTACGCCGGCAGCCTGCCGTGTATGCCCGCCCGCCGCGAGTGGCACGCCGGCGTCCAGGAGTTCCTCTGGCGTTCCTGGGGCCCGATCGAGCCCTACGACGACCACCTCGCACGGGTCGCTCGCGACGACGGCGTCCTGACCCAGCTGATCACCGATCACTTCCACTACTTCCAGCACGGCGCCCACGGCTACTACGAGGACTACACCGGCTTCGAGTTCATTCGGGGTCACGAGTACGACGCCTGGCAGACTGCCCCGAAGACCCCCGACGATCGCCTGCTCGATCAGACCGTGGATCGCGAGACCGACCCGCCGGACGGCGTCGGCTACGTCAACCGGTCTGTGTACGCCCGGAACGCCGAGCGCCGGGGCGTCGAGGACGACGAGCGCAACGCGTTCGCGCCGCGGGTGTTCTCGCGGACCGCCGAGTGGCTGCGAGACAACGTCGAGTGGGACCGGTGGCTCTGCTACGTCGACAGCTTCGACGTCCACGAGCCGTTCCACTGTCCGGAACCGTACGCCTCCCTGTACACCGACGAGGATCCCCGCGACCCCGAGCTGGACGTCTGGCCGTACTACGGCCCGGTCGACGAGGGGCAGAGCGAACTCTCCGAGCGCCAGCTCGAGTTCGTCCGCTCGCAGTTCGCCGGCAAAGTCACCATGGCCGACGAGTGGTTCGGGCGCGTGCTCGACGCGTTAGACGACGAGGGACTGTGGGACGACACCGCGGTGATCGTCACGAGCGACCACGGCTTCCTGCTCGGCGAGCACGGCTGGGTCGGGAAGAACGAGCCGCCGGTGTACGACGTGCTCGCGCGGACGCCGCTGCTCGTCTGGCATCCCGACGGCGCGCACAACGGCGAGCGGATCGCGTCGCTCACCTCGGCGGTCGACCTCTACGCGACCGTGCTGGATCTGCTCGGTATCGACGGCGACGCCGCCGATCGGGTCCACAGCCGGAGTCTCCAGCCCCTCCTGTCCGGCGACGCCGACGCCGGCGACCTGCACGCTCACCGCGATCGGGCGCTGTACGGCTACTGGGGATCGGCGGTCAACGTCACCGACGGCGAGTACACCTACCTCCACCCCTGCGACCCGACGGTCGAGAGCCGCTGCCACTCGACCACGATGATGAACGCGCGGGGGTTTCCGCTGCCGACGACGCCCAAGCGGGACGCCGAGGCCGGCGAGTTCGTCCCGCACGCCGACGGTCCCGTCTGGCGGTTCGCGGCCGACAGCTACGCCCAGCTCGACGCGCCGATGCTGTTCGACGTCCGCGAGGACCCGACCCAGGAGACGAACCTCGTCGACGAGCGCGCCGACGAGCGCGAGCGACTGCGCGAGGAGCTGGTTGCGGGCCTCGAGAACCTCGACGCGCCCGAGCACCAGTACGACCGGCTGGACCTTGACCCGCCCGCGTAG